One Clupea harengus chromosome 12, Ch_v2.0.2, whole genome shotgun sequence DNA segment encodes these proteins:
- the lhx3 gene encoding LIM/homeobox protein Lhx3 isoform X2, with amino-acid sequence MLLEHPGSSCQNPGNYSRYSSSQEIPLCAGCNQHIVDRFILKVLDRHWHSKCLKCSDCQSPLADKCFSRGDSVYCKEDFFKRFGTKCAACQQGIPPTQVVRRAQDFVYHLHCFACIVCKRQLATGDEYYLMEDSRLVCKADYETAKQREADSTAKRPRTTITAKQLETLKNAYNNSPKPARHVREQLSSETGLDMRVVQVWFQNRRAKEKRLKKDAGRQRWGQYFRNMKRSRGSSKSDKDSIQEEGLDSDADVSFTDEPPMSDLSHSNGLYGSLSETSPAMGRPAGTHPSFPLEHGVIQAQESYHDIRSGSPYGLPQSPNSLQTLPRHQPLISGLVYPDSGLPMVGQVGPTGMGQGGRLMSGANGPSSDLSTGSSGGYPDFPASPASWLDEVDHAQF; translated from the exons ATGTTGCTTGAACACCCAGGCTCGAGCTGTCAAAATCCCGGAAATTACTCAAGATACAGTTCAAGTCAAG AGATCCCTCTGTGTGCGGGCTGCAACCAGCACATCGTGGACCGCTTCATCCTGAAGGTCCTGGATCGCCATTGGCACAGCAAGTGTCTCAAGTGCAGCGACTGCCAGTCTCCGCTGGCCGACAAGTGCTTCAGCCGGGGGGACAGTGTCTACTGCAAGGAGGATTTCTTCAA GAGATTTGGAACCAAATGCGCAGCATGCCAGCAGGGTATCCCTCCGACGCAGGTGGTGCGCCGGGCGCAGGACTTCGTCTATCACCTGCACTGCTTCGCCTGCATCGTGTGCAAACGGCAGCTGGCCACGGGGGACGAGTACTACCTGATGGAGGATAGCAGACTCGTGTGCAAAGCGGACTACGAGACCGCCAAGCAGAGGG AAGCGGATTCCACGGCAAAAAGACCGCGCACCACGATCACAGCCAAACAACTGGAGACGTTGAAAAACGCCTACAATAACTCACCCAAACCGGCACGGCACGTCAGAGAGCAGCTCTCGTCAGAGACTGGCTTGGATATGCGAGTGGTGCAG GTCTGGTTCCAGAACAGGCGGGCGAAGGAGAAGAGGCTGAAAAAGGATGCCGGGCGCCAGAGGTGGGGGCAGTACTTCCGCAACATGAAGCGCTCGAGGGGCAGCTCCAAGTCAGACAAGGACAGCATCCAGGAAGAGGGCCTGGACAGCGACGCAGACGTCTCCTTCACAG ACGAGCCTCCCATGTCGGACCTGAGCCACTCCAACGGGCTGTATGGCAGCCTGAGCGAGACGTCTCCGGCCATGGGCCGCCCGGCGGGCACGCACCCCTCCTTCCCCCTGGAGCACGGCGTCATCCAGGCCCAGGAGTCCTACCACGACATCCGCTCGGGCAGCCCCTACGGCCTGCCCCAGTCGCCCAACTCCCTGCAGACCCTCCCCCGCCACCAGCCCCTCATCTCTGGCCTCGTCTACCCCGACTCCGGCCTCCCCATGGTGGGCCAGGTCGGGCCCACGGGCATGGGACAAGGGGGCAGGCTGATGAGCGGGGCCAACGGGCCCAGCTCCGACCTGTCGACGGGCAGCAGCGGCGGCTACCCAGACTTCCCCGCCAGCCCGGCGTCTTGGCTGGACGAGGTGGACCACGCGCAGTTCTGA
- the lhx3 gene encoding LIM/homeobox protein Lhx3 isoform X1 has protein sequence MDGHNERNSPKDAPNNTEILFALLTQSEELSKEIPLCAGCNQHIVDRFILKVLDRHWHSKCLKCSDCQSPLADKCFSRGDSVYCKEDFFKRFGTKCAACQQGIPPTQVVRRAQDFVYHLHCFACIVCKRQLATGDEYYLMEDSRLVCKADYETAKQREADSTAKRPRTTITAKQLETLKNAYNNSPKPARHVREQLSSETGLDMRVVQVWFQNRRAKEKRLKKDAGRQRWGQYFRNMKRSRGSSKSDKDSIQEEGLDSDADVSFTDEPPMSDLSHSNGLYGSLSETSPAMGRPAGTHPSFPLEHGVIQAQESYHDIRSGSPYGLPQSPNSLQTLPRHQPLISGLVYPDSGLPMVGQVGPTGMGQGGRLMSGANGPSSDLSTGSSGGYPDFPASPASWLDEVDHAQF, from the exons ATGGATGGGCACAACGAGCGGAACTCTCCAAAAGACGCACCCAATAACACAGAGATACTTTTTGCCCTGCTGACACAAAGCGAGGAACTAAGTAAAG AGATCCCTCTGTGTGCGGGCTGCAACCAGCACATCGTGGACCGCTTCATCCTGAAGGTCCTGGATCGCCATTGGCACAGCAAGTGTCTCAAGTGCAGCGACTGCCAGTCTCCGCTGGCCGACAAGTGCTTCAGCCGGGGGGACAGTGTCTACTGCAAGGAGGATTTCTTCAA GAGATTTGGAACCAAATGCGCAGCATGCCAGCAGGGTATCCCTCCGACGCAGGTGGTGCGCCGGGCGCAGGACTTCGTCTATCACCTGCACTGCTTCGCCTGCATCGTGTGCAAACGGCAGCTGGCCACGGGGGACGAGTACTACCTGATGGAGGATAGCAGACTCGTGTGCAAAGCGGACTACGAGACCGCCAAGCAGAGGG AAGCGGATTCCACGGCAAAAAGACCGCGCACCACGATCACAGCCAAACAACTGGAGACGTTGAAAAACGCCTACAATAACTCACCCAAACCGGCACGGCACGTCAGAGAGCAGCTCTCGTCAGAGACTGGCTTGGATATGCGAGTGGTGCAG GTCTGGTTCCAGAACAGGCGGGCGAAGGAGAAGAGGCTGAAAAAGGATGCCGGGCGCCAGAGGTGGGGGCAGTACTTCCGCAACATGAAGCGCTCGAGGGGCAGCTCCAAGTCAGACAAGGACAGCATCCAGGAAGAGGGCCTGGACAGCGACGCAGACGTCTCCTTCACAG ACGAGCCTCCCATGTCGGACCTGAGCCACTCCAACGGGCTGTATGGCAGCCTGAGCGAGACGTCTCCGGCCATGGGCCGCCCGGCGGGCACGCACCCCTCCTTCCCCCTGGAGCACGGCGTCATCCAGGCCCAGGAGTCCTACCACGACATCCGCTCGGGCAGCCCCTACGGCCTGCCCCAGTCGCCCAACTCCCTGCAGACCCTCCCCCGCCACCAGCCCCTCATCTCTGGCCTCGTCTACCCCGACTCCGGCCTCCCCATGGTGGGCCAGGTCGGGCCCACGGGCATGGGACAAGGGGGCAGGCTGATGAGCGGGGCCAACGGGCCCAGCTCCGACCTGTCGACGGGCAGCAGCGGCGGCTACCCAGACTTCCCCGCCAGCCCGGCGTCTTGGCTGGACGAGGTGGACCACGCGCAGTTCTGA